TCAGTATGTCTTCATAAAAAAAAGTTCTGCTGGAGTGAACCTAAGTGCATCTAGCTGCGCAGGTGGAGATGTGCAAAACATATACTGGGAATTAGAGGGAAATTACCTCTCAAGAAGATTACAAATATCAGCATTGCCAGACAAATCTCGACAGTCTGCTTGTGTGGCAATATGCAATGATCTCCATGAGTTGGGGGAGTCTATCCAAGGCCGATCATTAAATTCAATCTGATTATGATTCTCCATATCACCAATTGTGCCCTGATGCCAGCTGTCCGGACTCATGGAATCTACTGGTGCGGGCCAACCAAGACTGCTCATCCATAGTGCTCTCTCGTCCCAAGAACCATTCAGACTTTGGTTGTCTTCTTCTCGTAAAATGTCTCCTCTTGATGAAGGAGTTTCTTGGAGTTCACCTCTTGATGAAGGAGTTTCTTGGAGTTCACACGATGTGCTTATGGTACTTGGGGAGATATCATCCATATATTGATTATCGTAGACAACACGATGATCATCGTACCTTGGAAAGCTTGAAGCTTTAGAACTTTCTTGATTGTGAACACACGAGTTTACCAAGTTTACACGATCTTCCTGACATTGATTTCCCTTTGTGTCTATCTTCTCATCATATTGTCGATTTCCTGAACCGTCGGAGTTAACAAGGCTCTCAATTGCTAGCCCAGTAGACTTCGCCGCAGATGGATTTCTATCATCACTATGTTGTTCATCAGCCCTGCACTTCGTGAAAACAAGTATTGCTTTAGGCATACGTGAGAGTAGGCGGAAAGCAATTACTAAATAGATAGGACCAAGGACAAACCCAACTTCTCCATCTAAGCTATTTGAAACAGTAGTTTACCTATTATCTTGCAGACTACATTCATTTGCATCTTGTGAATCTGTCTTGCTGCTATCGTCTCTGTCCATCAGAAATTGCAGACATGACATGTAAGTTCTTTTACTACGCATCATCAAGAGCATACTACAGACTTAAATATGTGTTGTGACATTCTAAGAAAAGACCAGGAAGACAAACATGTACTAGAAGTTACTGCAGTTAAAAAAATAATTCAGAAATCCTTTTTATCCACCAAAATTGCCTCAAGCCatcttatgtactccctctgtaaagaaatataagaacatttagatcactactttagtgatctataaacgctcttatatttctttacggagggagtaccaataAAAAAAATTGTGCTAATACCTCGATGCCTCAGGTCTGCATTTTGGTGGGTGTGGCCTAACCGGTCTTAGTAGATTCCACACTTCATCGTTAATAGCATCTCCGTGACGCAGCAGCTTTAGACGAAGCATGGACTGCAGGATATCAAAGAACAGTTTAAGATGAGAAGCAGTGGTGATTGCATAAACATGCTTCAAAAGGACGGAGGAAGGAAtaatgaaagaaaaaaaaaagaatctTTATTTAAGTTAGTTGCTAATGCCAGGAATATGTGGAGGGAGGGAACTCTGTTAATCAATGAATTCATGCACCATATTTCTGCAAACAAGAACAGCTTTCAAGGATGGCAATTGTTCACAACCACGCTGTCACTGCCTTGTCCAGTTAAAAGTTCATTTTCCTAGGTACCACCGCACATCAATATTGGCTGGAGTTGGagtaaaggaaaaacaaaaaagtttCAAGTAACTGAAGGTATGGCAGaaaaaaaaacacaacctaaaagGCGATGCCATTAAGAAGAATTGAAATTTGCGTTGTACTTTGCACAACTAAACTGCCCAGCCATTACTCATATTTATGTCCCTGGTACATGCTATAGCAAGTAACCTGTGAAGTCATGTGGTATGGTTTGTTTGGCTTGTTGGCCACAACTGTGCAGCATCCACAATCTCCACATGATACAAACCAGAGATGATATTCACTCGTGACATCTCATCCATCAGATATGACAAGCCAcaactctttttctttttcttttgaggggTGCAAGCTATAGCCCCCTTTTTCAGGGATCCAAGCCATAACCTCAATCAGTCTGCCATTGAAACGTCCATCCTACTGTACTGAACGTAAGGGCCTCATTCTAAGGCCGGCAAGCGCCTCCGTTCTAAAAACTGTACTGAACGTTGCTCCACTGTCACCAGCAAATTAGTTGCATATTACTGCCATTGAAAGTACTACTACGTATGTTAACCTTTCTCATTCATAATGACATACAAACAGATCTGCAAAGGTCATGAGCGGCTATAGGGTACTAGAGTTTCCACAGATTATCGGATCTTTTGGTCGAGCTTTTGCGACTATTCACCAGAGTCACAAATAAGATCACTAACTAGTTTGATGGTCACTTTATAACATGTAAGGGGCTGTCAAGTTTTTAGACCACTCCCGTCTATTTTTGGTTGAGCCGAAATAAAGCATGATTATGGAGTTTGCACATGCCATTGATCAGCAATGCCAGTTGGGAAACCGATCTACCAAACAGTTCTCCGGCCCCATCCTTGCGGGTCTAAAACCAACAACTCACACTTCTTGGGTCGTCTTAAATAATGTTTCCAAAACGATACTAAAAAAAATGCGTCACTGATCATCAATGTATATAAAGCAGAACCTCGATTCATGGTTGATGGAGATATTTTTGTCTAATGCTAGTATAATGCATTATGCAACGTGAATTTTTTTATGGAATACGAGTTTACCTGGATCCTGCCTTTATGCGCGAACCGAGAGACGGCGTGTCGCTCGGCGAGCGCGGCGAGCTCTCGCCTGCGGCGATGTGCCATCCGAGCGACAAGTTCCTCCACTGCGCGGCGCCCGCGTACCGTCCTGACCACCAGCTTGGGCAGCCGAGTGCCCTTGATATGAACGGCGAGCGACTCGACTGCGTTGCGCAGCTGGGTCGGCGACGGGGGCGCGGACTGCGAGAGCGGGAGCTCGTTATTGGCGGCGTCCAGGTCCTCCTCCGGCAGCGAGGCAGCCCCGCTGAGCTTCTTGACGATGCATCCGACGCGGCCGCGTGGCGAGCCATCGGATTCAGAGGTGACGTCGCCGGAGGCGCGGGGCGTGACGGGACCCACGGCCTCGATCTCGCGCCAGCGCTGGATGAGCGAGGACGCCCGCGGGCCCGACGGCGGCAGGTCCGGCCCGGCGGTGGTCGTGGAGGAGGCGTCGGACGGCGCCGGCGAGGGCGCACGGAaaacggcggcgcgggcggcgacggggcgcgTGGCCGAGGCGAGCGCGGAGAGCTCGGCCTCCCTGTCGCGGCGGCGCGCATCGGCGGGAGGCAGCGGCTCggaggccgtggcggcggcggcggcggccgcccagCGCTCCAATATAATCCGCCTGCGCCTGGGCGTGGGCTCGGCGggcgcggcgggcgcggcggcggcggcgtcggagaAGGAGTGGCGCGGCGGCGGTATGAGGACGTTGACGTTGAAGAAGCGCCGGTgcctggaggtggaggtggaggtggaggggtcCCTCCATGGCGCGGAGTCGTGGGGCATGGCGGCCAGGGAAGAGGCCATGGGGAGAAGGGTCGGGGCAGGCTAAGAATGGGCAGTGGTGGCGGGAGGACGCGTGTGCGGTGGTGAATATAAGGAGACAAGAGGAAGAGAAGCTCCACGCTTCCTGCGATCCTGCGATTGCGGTTCCGTTTTGCTATGCTATTTTCCGCTCCGGcgcaaggagagagagaggggattgGAATGAGCCGTTGCGCAAGGGAGCACAGAGCCACAGAGCAGAGCAGAATGGCGGGGGAGACGAGAGTTTGCTCCTAAATTTAGGCGGAGGAGGCGGGGGAGGGAAGAAGGTGCCGTTACGGCGTTAGCGCGGGCGGGCGTGGTTTCGGCGCCATTCCACCTCGCACCCTTTCCCGTTTCGGGCCACGGTGGTTGCCCTCCCTGCCATGTGCCATGTGACGTGCGCCCGAGTCGTCGTCCCTGCCCCGCCCGCGCCGGTGTTGGTCTCGTCTCGTTAGGTGCTGCATGCGTCGCGCTACACGTTGCTTTCTCACACAATGTGCTTGCTTTGCAATTGCGATTGCATACAGGCTGCGCATGCCGGGTGCTCCTTCCGACTCCGACCCCTCCTCTCCTCAGCTACATGCCGACTTCAGCTCCCTTTTGGGGCATTTTTCTCGGTTTTAATTAATTATTAGTATTATTATTCCCAAAAGGTTATAAAGTCTTGTCTGTCTCCCAACTGCGAGCTGCCTTCTCTGCACTGCTCTGCTCTGTCCGACGCTTATCTATGCGTGTGAATCTGCGGTTCACAACGTACGTGACACGTCGACCGTTATCCACGCGTGCTTCTCACAGGTTCTTTATATTATAGCCCTATATATAAGAGACTTATACtactcaaaaaaaaaagaatataAGAGACTTATTACTCCACGACGTGGTACGAGTGAATCCACATGATGgcgttttccgtttccatctcatAATCAAAGCGAGGTGCGGTAAACTATCTACTCTACTCTGCTCTGACTAAATCCGCCAGGCGAGACCATCAACTTGTCCACCTCCTGGTGTGGCGTATCCACGACCACGACCAGTTAAACCCTGAAATTCGCCTGTAAATGCATGGACTTCAAGGGAGGAACGCCATATCGCTGAAAATCTGGACTACTAGTACGGAGCAGTTGACTAAGCTTCAAGCTAGGCTTTGCCGATACAAGACATGTGCTCGGCTGCTCGCGACCCACGACGTCTCGAGCCCAACAACAACAACGATGATGTCTACGTGCTGTATATTCTACCAacattctcccccccccccccccccccccccaccccccaacaAAAAAAATAGCATTCTATGTAGCGGAACATTTTCTGCTATTATACAAGTTTATAAAAGTACGAAGCGTCATAAATAAACGTAATAAAAAGGCGCCCCTGTTGCCACTTCGTGAAGCCGACATGATCTTGTCGACGATAGCGAGAAAGTCTTCGTGCACGGCATCTAAGGATCAGCTCACTTTAGTCACACTTGTTGTCATTAAACTCCAAAATTGATTCAAAGTGCCCGGCACCAGATCTCGGGCATCCGGCAGGAACAACGAAAAACTCTAAGAAAAAGCATCACCACATGTCCAAGTGCCAACAAGGAGACGGCATAAATCTGTTGGAGCTTCGTCAATTCCGTCTAGATGAATGAACATGAAAAGGATTGAAGGCTGAAAGACTAACTTCAAGAAAAAGCATCACCACATGTCCATGTGCCACCCATCACGAGGATTAAAAAATCTAACCTAAAATACTAGCCGGACCCAAGGCGTCGGGATTCATTCTCTCTGCCACCAACCACCAAAGTGGTAGACAAAGGGGAGGCGAATCACGCGCTCACTGCATCGCGTTCATTTGTTGTTGGGTTTACCTAGAACATCATAGTTAGCGCTGCACTTTACATAATATGAATCTATAAATACACTGTGTGTTGGAGACATGTCTTAGAGATAATAACATTTAAGTGTTATGTATTTTCAGGTTTATAATTAAtatttatattctatgctataactgttaTGGTTCTCGAAAATGTGATTCAGATGAAACTCATGAGCATGTGTATAGTTATAAACGGTAAAATAAGATTCCTGGTTTTGCCTCTGTGACAAGTATTGCATGATGGTGTTGTTTTCCTAATCACGGGCTTAGTTAAGTGTAATAATAATGCCGGCAATATTGAGAGCACGATGTTGGAAGAACACTCGTGTTGAATTGACCCAACTAGTATGTTATACTTAAATATTACATCTTATGAAGTCTATAGTCCATAACACAGGTGTTAACATATATATGATCcattagaccatgagagtatcaagtcACTCCATACCGAATGGTCAACTTTGGGGTTGTATCAACGCCATCCGTAACAGGGTGATCATAACGGCAACTTACGGGCTCACCGAAAACGTATGACGAGCGACTAGATAGCTCGAGACTGGGATTTACTCCTCCGGCGATGAAAGGATAtttttagggccctctcggtgtgatgacATCCATCATCATCTAGCCTGTTGGGACCAATAAAGGTGTGGCGCCCCTCACAAGCCAAGGGCGAAACTAGTTGAAGGAGGATCCCTCCTCCCTGGTTGGtgcacctgttggggaacgcagtatttcaaaaatttacctacgatcatgcaagatctatctaggagatgcatagcaacgagcggggagagtgtgtccacgtaccctcgtagactgaaagcggaagtgtttagtaacgcagttgatgtagtcgaacgtcttcgcgatccaaccgatccaagcaccgaacgtacggcacctccgcgttcagcacacgttcagctcgatgacgtccctcgagctcttgatccagttgaggccgagggagagttccatcagcacgatggcatggcgacggtgatgatgaagttattggcgcagggcttcgcctaagcattacgacgatatgaccgaggtgggtaactgtggagggggcaccgcacatggctaagagattgtctgttgtgcctttgggatgccccctgcccccgtatataaaggaggggaggaggaggccggccaacaaggggcgcgccagggagaggggagtcctactgggactccagtcctagtaggattcagccCCACCATtttttccttttaccggagggggaaaaggggaaggagagggagtaggagaaggaaaggggggtggcgcccccttcccaagtccaatttggcttcctcccttgtggggggcgcaccagccccttgtgggctggttagcctccctcctatggcccataaggcccatacctttcctcggggggttccggtaacccctccggtactccgctATGTACCCAAtgcactccggaacccttccggtgtccgaatactaccttccaatatttcaatctttacctctcgaccatttcgagattcctcaccatgtccgtgatctcatccgggactctgaacaaacttcggtcatcaaatcacataactcataatacaaaccgtcatcgaacgttaagcgtgcggaccctacgggttcgagaactatgtagacatgaccgagacacatctccggtcaataaccaatagcggaacctagatgctcatattggctcctacatattctacgaagatctttatcggtcaaaccgcataacaacatactttattccctttgtcatcggtatgttacttgctcgagatgcgatcgtcggtatcttcatacctagttcaatctagttatcggcaagtctctttactccttccgtaatgcatcatcccgcaactaactcattagtaacattgcttgcaaggcttatagtgatgatcattaccgagagggcccggagatacctctccgatacacggagtgacaaatcctaatcttgatctatgccaacccaacaaacaccttcggagacatctgtagagcatctttataatgacccagttacgttgtgacgtttgatagcacacaaggtgttcctccggtattcgggagttgcataatctcatagtcagaggaacatgtataggtcatgatgaaagcaatagtaataaaactaaacaatcattatgctaagctaacggatgggtcttgtccatcacatcattctctaatgatgtgatcccgttgatcaaatgaaaacacatgtctatggtcaggaaacttaaccatctttgattaacgagctagtctagtagaggcatactagggacactctgtttgtctatgtattcacacatgtactaagtttctggttaatacaattctagcatgaataataaacatttatcatgatataaagaaatataaataacaactttattattgcctttagggcatatttccttcagtctcccacttgcactagagtctataatctagttcacatcgccatgtgatttaacaccaatagttcacatcgccatgtgattagttcacatcgccatgtgactaatactcaaagggttttactagagtcaataatctagttcacattgctatgtgattaacacccaaagagtactatggtgtgGTCATATTTTGCTTgcgagagaagcttagtcaatgggtctgtcacattcagagccgtatgtattttgcaaattttctatgtctacaatgctttgcatggagctactctagctaattgctcccactttcaatatatatctagattgagactcagagtcatccggatcggtgtaaaagcttgcatcggcgtaactctttacgacgaactcttcatcacctccataaccgagaaatatctccttagtttTCTAAGTATATTTTTGACCGcagtcaagtgatccactcctggatcaatatggtacccccttgccaaactcatggcaaggtagacaataggtttggtacacagcatagcatactttatagaacctatggctgaggcatagggaatgactttcattctctttctattttctgccgtggtcgtgttttgagtcttactcaactttacaccttgcaatacaggcaagaactccttctttgactattccattttgaactatttcaaaaatcttgtcaaggtatgtactcattgaaaaatcttatcaagcgtcttgatctatctctatagatcttgatgcccaatatgtaagtagcttcaccgaggtctttctttgaaaaactcctttcaaacactcctttatgctttccagaaaattctacatcatttttgatcaacaatatgtcattcacatatacttatcagaaaggctgtagtgctcccactcactttcttgtaaatacaggcttcaccgcaagtctatataaaactatatgctttgatcaacttatcaaagtgtatattccaactccgagatgcttgcaccagtccatagatggattgctggagcttgcacattttgttagcacctttaggattgacaaaaccttctggttgtatcatatacaactcttcttttattaaggaatgcagttttgatatccatttgtcagatttcataaaatttggcaattgctaacatgattcggacaggctttaagcatcgatacgagtgagaaaatcttatcgtagtcaacatcttgaacttgtcaaaaaaccttttcgacaagtcgagtttgtagatagtaacaccactatcagcgtccgtcttcctcttaaagatccatttattctcaatggcttgccgatcatcgggcaagtccaccaaagtccacactttgttctcatacatggattctatatcagatttcatggcctcaagccatctgtcggaatctgggctcatcatcgcttcctcatagttcgtaggttcatcatggtctagcaacatgacttccagaacaggattaccgtaccactctggtgtggatcgtactctggttgacctacgaggttcggtagtaacttgatctgaagtttcatgatcatcatcattaacttcctcactaactggtgtaggcatcacttgaactgatttctatgatgaaccattttccaattcgagagaaggtacaactacctcatcaagttctactttcctcccactcacttcttcgagagaaactccttagcaatgaatatcttgtcttcggatctgtgatgaagaaacatttctccgatttgggttcgagcttatcaggttgaagctttttcacataagcatcgcagtcccaaactttaagaaacaacaactttggtttcttgccaaaccatagttcatatggtgtcgtctcaacggatttagatggtgccctatttaacggtgaatgcagctgtctctaatgcataaccccaaaacgataatggtaaatcggtaagagacatcatagatcacaccatatctaataaagcacggttacgacgttcggacacaccattacactgtggtgttccaggcggcgtgagttgtgaaactattccacattgttttaaatgaaggtgtgacgcccggataattaagctacagtgaaactctgctaatgatgccacgtcacctccgttactgttgctaatctctcgttagttcaaaaccggttcaaaattcaaattaaaaatcaagcaaagaataaaagttttcaaatattaaaactaaaatgttcggagagagtcaaataatgcataggtaattacggaggagaaaccacacttttataaaatgtttaaatactctaaaaggaataaaacagtagcaaaaactgttatttaaatacttttaaaataataaataattatgaaactatctTAATTAGGTGCCAAAGTTATTGTGGCAGAGGTGTATTTGGTAATGCAAAATTGggtgttaattatatattttacaAACAAAAATAAGTTGGGAAATAAAATAAAGAccgtaaaagaaaaataaaaacagaaaacaaaacaaaatacaaGGGGGGGGAGGAGAACCCCCCACGGGATTTTGGCCCACCGGGCCGCCTTGCCGGCCCAACCGGCCGCGTCCCCCACTCCCTTATCCTCCCCCACTCCCGCAAACCCTAGGCCTCACCCACTCTATCCCGCACGATCCCCCACTCTTCCCCGTTCCCTCCCTGCGCCGCCACCCACGacgcacacacacacccacacacacgccGACGCACGGAGGAGGGGCGCTCCTgttcgatcccctcctcccgcacGCCCGTCCCCCGCGACTTGACGTCATCGCCCATCGCCTCTGACGCCGCCTGGAGGACCacatcgccggagccccgcgccgccaCGACTCTGTCGTCGCCCGTCGTCACCGCCACCTCGTcgcgcgtccccgtcctcctccttgaCATCCGCTGCCATAGTCCCTACGTCCGCGCGGTGAGGGCCacgccctcccctctctccctgtccCCGCTCTCCCGTCGACCGCGTCGTCCGCGCCCCGCTGTGGCCTCGCCTCCTATCGctctcgcccgcgcacgcacgTCCGCGCCTCTGGCCCGTGCTCACCCTACCCTCGCACGCTCGTCAGCTCGCACCGCCCGCACCTCGCCCCGTCTTGATGTGCTCCCGCTCACGGTTGTGCTCGCCGGGCAACCTGCCTATTCGCGCACGTGGACCACCCCGCACCCCACGGCTACGCTCGCCGGATTACCGCTGCTGGCCCCTCCGCGTGCGCTCGCGTAGGCCCGCGTGCCCCCGCTCGCCGACCGCGCCACCGCCCCGTTTCCCTCGCTGCACGCCTCTGGCCACCACCTCGCCGTGCACAACGCCACGCCCCGCCTCTGCTCTACATGCCGCTGCGGCCTCACCTCGCCGCCCgcaggcctccgccgcctcccctggCCGGTGTCGTGGGCGCCGGCGACCGCGCCGATGGGCTCGCCGAGCTAGCGCCCAGGTTCCCCCAATCGGGTGCCTAGCGCTCGCGCTTGGCTCCGCCCTGAAACCGTCGCCCGCACCCGTTaggcctctgggccactgccaaacggACCCCACCCCAGAACGTAAAATAggataaaaaagaattaaaaataaataaataaataaaaatatgaattaattaattaaattaattaattaggtttaattaaactaattaaaatctaTTAGCCTAATAACCTAGTTAGACTAAATTACTTAGTTAGTTGGTgtaacagtcaatgacaggggggcccaccccctgttgaccagtcaaacgttgactggtcaacagggaccccctggcccacctgtcagcctctggtacacttctgtgtacgcagagctgggtgcacctagcatttagctatttaatttcgaataaataataattccagaatattattaaaactttggaaaataatataaaataaaccgtagctcggatggaaaaattttgtacatgaaagttgctcaaaacaacgagatgaatccggatacgcagcccgttcgtccgccacacatacctagcatagcaaacacgcaacttttcccctccggttcatctgtccgaaaacgcgaaacttcggcgatactttcccggatgtttccccccttcgccggcatcacctagtaccgcgttagggcatacctagcaccgcatattgccttgttatgttttgtgatgctttgtttgctccgtatttactgtttctcccccctcttcttctccggtagaccccgagaccggcgctgatgccactgagtacgactacggtgttgacgacccctccttcttgccagagcaaccaggcaagcccccccttgatcaccagatatcacctattccttctctctactacttgcattagagtagtgtagcatgttactgctttcggttaatcctattctgctgcatagcctgtcattgttgctacagttgttacccttacctgcaatcctaaatgcttagtataggatgctagtattccatcagtggccctacattcttgtccgtctgccatgctatactatcgggccgtgatcactagggaggtgatcacgggtatatactatacactttatatacatgacacatgtggtgactaaagtcgggtcagctcgttgagtacccgcaagtgattctgatgagggggttgaaaggacaggtggctccatcccggtagaggtgggcctgggttcctgacggcccccgactgttactatgtggcggagtgacagggcaggttgagaccacctaggagagaggtgggcctggccctggtcggcgtccgcggatacttaaaaataacacgcttaacaagttcttggtatttgatctgagtctggccatttggtctatacgcactaaccaactacgtgggaaagttatgggcactcgacgtcgtggtatcagccgaagccttcgtgacgtcagcgactgagcggcgcacgccggattggaacgtaagcctgctcttgtattaatggggctagttctgcttccggccgcgtacgcaacgtgcaggtgtgcaatgggcgatgggcccagacccctgcgccatagaatttagaccggcgtgctgacctctctgttgtgcctaggtagggttgcgacgtgttgatcttctgaggccgggcatgacccaagaaagtgtgtccggccaaaggggatcgagcgtgttgggttatgtggtgcacccctgcagggaagtttatctattcgaatagccgcgtccctcAGTAAAAGGAAGACCCGGAGTtgcaccttgaccttatgacaactagaaccggatacttaataaaacacacccttccaagtgacagatacaacccagtgatcgctctctaacagggcgatgaggaggggatcgccgggtaggattatgctatgcgatgctacttggtgaacttaccatctactctctcctacatgctgcaagatggaggtggccagaagcgtagtcttcgataggattagctatccccctcttattctggcattctgtagttcaatccaccgatatggccctttacacatatacccatgcatatgtagtgtagctccttgcttgcgagtactttggatgagtgctcacggttgcttttctccctcttttccccctttcctttctacctggttgtcgcaaccagatgctggagcccaggagccagacgccaccatcgacgacgactcctactacaccggaggtgcctactactacgtggagactgccaacgaccaggagtagtttaggaggatcccaggcaggaggcctgcgcctctttcgatctgtattcccagtttgtgctagccttcttaaggcaaacttgtctaacttatgtctgtactcagatattgttgcttccgctgactcttatgttttcgagcttatgtattcg
This region of Triticum aestivum cultivar Chinese Spring chromosome 2D, IWGSC CS RefSeq v2.1, whole genome shotgun sequence genomic DNA includes:
- the LOC123052599 gene encoding uncharacterized protein, translated to MASSLAAMPHDSAPWRDPSTSTSTSRHRRFFNVNVLIPPPRHSFSDAAAAAPAAPAEPTPRRRRIILERWAAAAAAATASEPLPPADARRRDREAELSALASATRPVAARAAVFRAPSPAPSDASSTTTAGPDLPPSGPRASSLIQRWREIEAVGPVTPRASGDVTSESDGSPRGRVGCIVKKLSGAASLPEEDLDAANNELPLSQSAPPSPTQLRNAVESLAVHIKGTRLPKLVVRTVRGRRAVEELVARMAHRRRRELAALAERHAVSRFAHKGRIQSMLRLKLLRHGDAINDEVWNLLRPVRPHPPKCRPEASRDDSSKTDSQDANECSLQDNRADEQHSDDRNPSAAKSTGLAIESLVNSDGSGNRQYDEKIDTKGNQCQEDRVNLVNSCVHNQESSKASSFPRYDDHRVVYDNQYMDDISPSTISTSCELQETPSSRGELQETPSSRGDILREEDNQSLNGSWDERALWMSSLGWPAPVDSMSPDSWHQGTIGDMENHNQIEFNDRPWIDSPNSWRSLHIATQADCRDLSGNADICNLLESKKVSKSLDSDFSNKMNHLLRAILQKQRQQHMIDEFGGYYPEHLYWQQNDEPRNEDQVASAPCSLAPVSHVTAHHQENWQHSSFEHQQHENQNLLEMEVRVRSEMAQIHHEIYELRKLAETCIASQVKMQHSIKEEVCSALREAGLMPSKPDITAKKGTCCICHEMQVDSLLYRCGHMCTCFNCADQLKSSSGSCPICQSPIDDVVRAHLNF